In a genomic window of Tripterygium wilfordii isolate XIE 37 chromosome 8, ASM1340144v1, whole genome shotgun sequence:
- the LOC120004221 gene encoding glucuronoxylan 4-O-methyltransferase 1-like, with protein sequence MEVGRGPECTSLGDPKYSICQLSLKGLPSEVYEMKWDLIMVDAPTGYYEEAPGRMSAIYTAGMMTRNREEGAETDVFVHDVNREVEDRFSMEFLCEKYMKKQEGRLRHFIIPSHRDGSATTKPFCP encoded by the coding sequence ATGGAGGTTGGCAGAGGACCTGAGTGCACATCACTTGGTGACCCTAAGTACTCCATTTGCCAGCTCTCACTGAAAGGCTTGCCAAGTGAGGTTTATGAGATGAAGTGGGATTTGATAATGGTGGATGCTCCGACGGGGTACTATGAAGAGGCACCGGGGAGGATGAGTGCCATATACACAGCAGGGATGATGACGAGGAACAGAGAGGAAGGAGCAGAGACTGATGTGTTTGTGCATGATGTGAATAGAGAGGTTGAAGATAGGTTTTCAATGGAGTTTCTTTGTGAAAAGTACATGAAGAAGCAAGAAGGAAGATTAAGGCATTTCATCATTCCTAGTCATAGAGATGGCTCCGCCACCACCAAGCCATTCTGTCCATGA
- the LOC120003738 gene encoding uncharacterized protein LOC120003738 — MHSMSLKVLTDFYGGAWRDLPGRGSPGLSDFDTGIRRVRVNFGDFTRNCRIVACSSERKGNGGGQSQSSNSSPSSFLSRSQSYALLKQQMDVAAKSEDYKEAARIRDSLRSFEEEEPVLRLRRLLKEAIADERFQDAARYRDELKEIAPYSLLKCSSDATTLGIRVQVRSVYIEGRSQPSKGQYFYAYRIRITNNSDRPVQLLRRHWIITDANGKSENVWGVGVIGEQPVILPRTGFEYSSACPLSTPSGRMEGDFEMKHIDRIGSRTFNVAIAPFCLSMLVDDADIF; from the exons ATGCATTCAATGAGTCTCAAAGTTTTGACTGATTTTTATGGGGGCGCATGGAGGGATTTGCCCGGTCGAGGAAGCCCAGGGCTTTCCGATTTTGATACGGGGATAAGGAGAGTGCGAGTGAATTTCGGGGACTTCACGAGGAATTGTCGCATTGTAGCTTGTTCATCGGAGAGGAAGGGCAATGGTGGAGGCCAGAGTCAGAGTTCGAATTCGAGTCCGAGTTCGTTTTTGTCTCGCAGCCAAAGTTATGCCCTTCTGAAGCAGCAAATGGATGTTGCGGCCAAATCCGAG GATTACAAGGAAGCTGCAAGAATTCGAGACTCGCTGAGGTCGTTTGAGGAAGAAGAGCCTGTTCTGCGGCTTCGAAGGTTGTTGAAAGAGGCAATTGCTGATGAAAGGTTTCAG GATGCAGCCAGATATCGCGATGAGCTAAAGGAAATTGCGCCATACTCTTTGTTAAAATGTTCAAGTGATGCAACAACACTG GGAATAAGAGTTCAAGTGAGGAGTGTGTATATTGAAGGCCGAAGTCAACCTTCAAAAGGGCAGTATTTCTATGCATACAGAataagaatcacaaataattcaGATCGCCCTGTTCAATTGCTCAGAAGACATTGGATTATCACTGATGCTAATGGAAAATCTGAAAATGTCTG GGGGGTTGGGGTTATTGGTGAGCAGCCAGTAATACTTCCTAGAACGGGTTTTGAATATTCATCAGCATGCCCCTTAAGCACTCCCAGCGGCAGAATG GAAGGTGATTTTGAGATGAAACACATAGACAGAATAGGCTCTCGGACTTTCAATGTTGCTATTGCGCCATTTTGCCTATCAATGCTAGTAGATGATGCTGATATCTTTTGA